Proteins encoded together in one Formosa sp. Hel3_A1_48 window:
- a CDS encoding Stealth CR1 domain-containing protein, with protein sequence MTKKHVDNKIKSSHPVDVVILWVDGEDQNHKAKMLPYLEQKEKIQSKSFRTRFDQVNEIQYTIDSILKFAPFVRQIFLVTDNQIPEFLNNKKNQDQYRTVTTVDHKEIFKEHETYLPTFNCRSIESCLFRIPNLSEHFIYFNDDFFLINETKIEDFFIIGLPVLRGRWKSFDENKFYKKFKTQRKGHKFAQQLAAKLVGFNAYYNFRHTPHPMRKSTFETFFKINPEIFHRNIKYRFRNINQFTPQGLANHIEIKNKSCVLKKDRRLLYFRSYKKPLLWYKLKLNLFSKNKLFFASQSLDLCPPKKCKYILNWLKNKIHPQ encoded by the coding sequence ATGACAAAAAAACATGTAGACAACAAAATTAAATCATCGCACCCAGTAGATGTTGTAATTTTATGGGTTGATGGGGAAGATCAAAATCACAAAGCAAAAATGCTACCCTATCTAGAGCAAAAAGAGAAAATTCAGTCAAAATCATTCAGAACACGTTTTGATCAAGTCAATGAAATACAATACACTATTGATTCTATTCTAAAGTTTGCTCCATTTGTAAGACAGATTTTTTTAGTAACAGATAACCAAATACCAGAATTTTTAAATAATAAAAAAAATCAAGATCAATACAGAACTGTGACTACTGTGGATCATAAAGAAATTTTCAAAGAGCATGAAACTTATTTACCTACTTTCAATTGTAGATCTATAGAAAGTTGTTTATTCCGAATACCAAACTTATCTGAACATTTTATATACTTTAATGACGACTTTTTTTTAATTAACGAAACTAAAATAGAAGATTTTTTTATTATAGGTTTACCCGTTTTAAGAGGGAGATGGAAAAGTTTTGATGAAAATAAGTTTTATAAAAAATTTAAAACTCAGAGAAAAGGACATAAATTTGCACAACAACTTGCTGCAAAATTAGTTGGTTTTAATGCTTATTATAATTTTAGGCATACGCCCCACCCCATGCGAAAATCTACTTTTGAAACCTTTTTTAAAATCAATCCTGAAATATTTCATAGGAATATTAAGTATAGATTTAGAAATATCAATCAATTTACACCTCAAGGTCTAGCAAACCATATTGAAATAAAAAATAAATCGTGCGTTCTAAAAAAAGATAGACGGTTACTTTATTTTAGATCTTACAAAAAACCCCTACTGTGGTACAAATTAAAGCTTAATTTATTTTCAAAAAATAAACTTTTTTTTGCAAGCCAAAGCTTAGATTTATGTCCTCCAAAAAAATGTAAATACATTTTAAATTGGTTGAAAAATAAAATTCACCCGCAATAG
- a CDS encoding UDP-N-acetylglucosamine 2-epimerase, which produces MHYKFLIYISYSYALPIGMPLEKEIIKRGWEIQWFADLEDGKKALKHKTNQLNTIEQVSIYRPHVILAVTNDIPDFINALKVQIFHGFLTHKRPEKNTESHFRIRGFFDLYCTQGPSTTSVFKTLSKKLKHFEVAETGWSKVDPLFPIEKRERHSSPTVMVASTFTKRLSLAYNDAVIKKIKDLSESGLFKFIVVLHPKIPKEIIKRWENIQNNNLKYENTTDLIPLFKKTDIMLADTTSAIQEYLLQKKPVVTFRHNVKRNYLVQIEDVEDIESALNKALEYPTYLLDNINKFTMELHPYQDGQSSARVMDACIDLLTKDTSYMRAKPWNLIRKYKIRKRLGIFTLKSYNRPFKPKM; this is translated from the coding sequence ATGCATTATAAATTTCTGATTTACATTTCATACAGTTATGCTTTACCAATTGGAATGCCCTTGGAAAAAGAAATAATAAAACGAGGTTGGGAAATACAATGGTTTGCAGATTTGGAGGATGGAAAAAAAGCACTAAAACACAAAACTAACCAGCTTAATACTATCGAACAAGTAAGCATCTATAGACCCCATGTAATTTTAGCTGTTACTAATGATATTCCAGATTTTATTAACGCTCTAAAAGTTCAAATTTTCCATGGGTTTTTAACCCATAAAAGGCCTGAAAAAAACACCGAATCACATTTTAGAATACGAGGTTTTTTTGATTTATACTGTACTCAAGGACCAAGTACAACTTCTGTTTTCAAAACCCTTTCTAAAAAACTGAAGCATTTTGAAGTAGCCGAAACAGGCTGGAGTAAAGTAGATCCTTTATTTCCAATAGAAAAACGAGAACGTCACAGCAGCCCAACTGTCATGGTAGCCTCCACATTTACTAAACGATTAAGCTTAGCATATAACGATGCGGTTATTAAAAAAATAAAAGACCTATCTGAAAGTGGATTATTTAAATTCATTGTGGTACTTCACCCAAAAATTCCAAAAGAAATTATTAAACGTTGGGAGAATATTCAAAATAATAATTTGAAATATGAAAACACGACGGACTTGATTCCATTATTCAAAAAAACAGATATAATGCTTGCTGACACGACGTCAGCGATTCAGGAGTATTTATTACAAAAAAAACCTGTGGTTACATTTAGACATAATGTGAAACGCAACTATTTAGTACAAATAGAAGATGTTGAAGATATTGAATCTGCACTAAATAAAGCTCTAGAATACCCTACCTACTTGTTGGATAATATTAATAAATTTACGATGGAACTTCATCCCTATCAAGATGGTCAATCAAGTGCTCGTGTGATGGATGCTTGTATTGACTTACTAACTAAAGACACTTCTTATATGAGGGCAAAGCCGTGGAACCTTATTCGAAAATATAAAATAAGAAAGCGCCTTGGAATTTTTACCTTAAAAAGTTATAATAGACCTTTCAAACCTAAAATGTAA